A window from Capricornis sumatraensis isolate serow.1 chromosome 5, serow.2, whole genome shotgun sequence encodes these proteins:
- the RAB19 gene encoding ras-related protein Rab-19 gives MQFSGSARAVDENFDYLFKIILIGDSNVGKTCVVQHFKSGVYTEAQQNTIGVDFTVHALEIDGKKVKMQVWDTAGQERFRTITQSYYRSAHAAIIAYDLTRRSTFESVPHWIHEIEKYGAANLVIMLIGNKCDLWEKRHVLFEDACILAEKYGLLAVLETSAKESKNIDEVFVLMARELMARHSLPLYGGGAPGSLPLESTPVLMAPAPREKNQCTC, from the exons ATGCAATTCTCCGGCTCAGCCAGGGCAGTGGACGAGAACTTTGACTATTTGTTCAAGATTATCCTCATCGGGGATTCCAACGTGGGCAAGACGTGTGTCGTGCAGCATTTCAAGTCCGGGGTCTACACGGAGGCGCAGCAGAACACGATCGGGGTGGACTTCACTGTGCATGCCCTGGAGATTGACGGCAAGAAAGTGAAG ATGCAGGTGTGGGACACCGCCGGCCAGGAACGTTTCCGGACCATCACCCAGAGCTACTACCGCAGTGCCCACGCGGCCATCATTGCCTACGACCTCACCCGGCGGTCCACGTTTGAATCTGTTCCTCACTGGATTCACGAGATAGAGAAATACGGAGCAGCGAACTTGGTCATCATGCTGATTG GGAACAAGTGTGACCTGTGGGAAAAACGCCACGTTCTCTTTGAGGATGCCTGCATCCTGGCTGAGAAATACGGTCTCCTAGCTGTTCTGGAAACATCTGCCAAGGAGTCCAAGAATATCGACGAGGTCTTCGTGCTGATGGCCAGGGAGCTGATGGCCCGCCACAGCCTGCCCTTGTACGGGGGCGGTGCCCCGGGCAGCCTCCCGCTGGAGTCCACTCCAGTCCTTATGGCCCCAGCTCCAAGGGAGAAGAATCAGTGTACCTGCTGA